A single window of Mycolicibacterium madagascariense DNA harbors:
- a CDS encoding glycosyltransferase family 4 protein, with amino-acid sequence MKVLLVSWEYPPVVIGGLGRHVHHLATALADAGHDVVVLSRRPTDTDPSTHPTGDEMSEGVRVVAAAQDPHEFAFATDMMAWTLAMGHSMVRAGLGLRNRRTGKPWRPDVVHAHDWLVAHPSIALAEHFDVPLVSTIHATEAGRHSGWVTGTISRQVHAVESWLVRESDSLITCSASMGEEITELFGPGLAESRVIRNGIDSALWPYARRTQRGGPPRLLYLGRLEYEKGVHDAIAALPRIRRAHPGTTLVIAGDGTQEDWLVEQARKHKVRKAVDFVGRVDHTHLVALLHECDAAVLPSHYEPFGIVALEAAATGAPLVTSTVGGLGEAVIDGVTGMSFPPRDVGALAAAVIAVLDDPAAAQRRATAARRRLTSDFDWHTVAAETAQVYLAAKRREREPQARRTIVEHALPDRG; translated from the coding sequence GTGAAGGTCCTCCTGGTGTCGTGGGAGTACCCGCCGGTGGTGATCGGCGGGCTCGGGAGGCACGTTCATCACCTCGCCACCGCGCTCGCCGACGCCGGACACGACGTGGTGGTGTTGAGTCGTCGGCCCACCGACACCGATCCGAGCACCCACCCGACCGGTGACGAGATGAGCGAGGGCGTGCGGGTGGTCGCCGCCGCGCAGGACCCCCACGAATTCGCCTTCGCCACCGACATGATGGCGTGGACGCTGGCCATGGGTCACTCCATGGTGCGCGCGGGGTTGGGACTCAGGAACCGGCGCACCGGCAAGCCGTGGCGACCCGACGTCGTGCACGCCCACGACTGGCTGGTCGCGCACCCCTCGATCGCGCTCGCCGAACACTTCGACGTACCGCTGGTGTCCACCATCCATGCGACGGAGGCGGGCAGACACTCGGGCTGGGTGACGGGCACGATCAGCCGTCAGGTGCACGCGGTGGAGTCGTGGCTGGTGCGCGAATCCGACTCCCTCATCACGTGTTCGGCGTCGATGGGCGAGGAGATCACCGAGCTGTTCGGTCCGGGGCTCGCGGAGTCGCGGGTGATCCGCAACGGCATCGACTCCGCCCTGTGGCCGTACGCCCGGCGCACCCAGCGCGGTGGCCCGCCGCGGCTGCTGTACCTCGGTCGCCTGGAGTACGAGAAGGGGGTGCACGACGCGATCGCGGCGCTGCCGCGCATCCGGCGCGCCCACCCCGGCACCACCCTCGTCATCGCCGGTGACGGCACCCAGGAGGACTGGCTCGTCGAGCAGGCGCGAAAGCACAAGGTGCGCAAGGCCGTCGACTTCGTCGGTCGCGTCGACCACACCCACCTGGTGGCCCTCCTGCACGAGTGCGACGCCGCGGTCCTGCCGAGCCACTACGAACCGTTCGGCATCGTCGCGCTCGAAGCCGCCGCGACCGGCGCCCCGCTCGTCACGTCCACCGTCGGCGGGCTCGGCGAGGCCGTCATCGACGGCGTGACGGGAATGTCGTTCCCGCCCAGGGACGTCGGCGCACTCGCGGCCGCCGTCATCGCCGTGCTCGACGATCCGGCCGCCGCGCAACGACGTGCCACCGCCGCCCGCAGGCGCCTCACGTCGGACTTCGATTGGCACACCGTGGCGGCCGAGACCGCCCAGGTGTACCTCGCCGCCAAGCGCCGCGAACGCGAACCGCAGGCGCGCCGGACGATCGTCGAGCACGCCCTGCCCGATCGCGGCTAG
- a CDS encoding esterase: MRISTLAMTAAAVVVLGWSGVGTAAAAPTVPPPPPPPPAPKCSDLGGVVDANQICQIQATDPGYSLSISYPVAYPDPQPLFDYVKQTRDGFLNVAKTPDSRTMPYELETTETEFSSGVPPKGTQSVVLKTYQGVGGAHPTTFYKSFTWDLDQRRPITIDTLFRPGTAPFPVILPLVQSEVDKQLGQPATISPGDGLDPTKYQNFALTNDSLTFFFSQGDILPEAVGALQISIPRAPLDAMIA; encoded by the coding sequence ATGCGCATATCCACGCTGGCGATGACCGCCGCGGCGGTGGTCGTGCTCGGTTGGTCGGGTGTCGGCACCGCCGCAGCCGCGCCGACGGTGCCCCCGCCGCCCCCGCCACCTCCGGCCCCCAAGTGCAGCGACCTCGGCGGGGTTGTCGACGCCAACCAGATCTGTCAGATCCAGGCCACGGATCCGGGCTATTCGTTGAGCATCAGCTACCCGGTGGCCTACCCCGACCCGCAGCCCCTCTTCGACTACGTCAAGCAGACCCGCGACGGGTTCCTCAACGTCGCCAAGACGCCGGATTCGCGGACCATGCCCTACGAACTCGAGACCACCGAGACCGAGTTCTCCTCGGGGGTGCCGCCGAAGGGGACCCAGAGCGTGGTCCTCAAGACCTACCAGGGGGTCGGCGGCGCTCACCCGACGACGTTCTACAAGTCCTTCACGTGGGACCTCGACCAGCGCAGGCCCATCACGATCGACACGTTGTTCCGGCCGGGCACCGCGCCGTTCCCCGTCATCCTCCCGCTGGTGCAGTCCGAGGTCGACAAGCAGCTCGGTCAGCCGGCGACGATCTCACCCGGCGACGGGCTCGACCCGACGAAGTACCAGAACTTCGCCCTCACCAACGACTCGCTGACCTTCTTCTTCAGCCAGGGCGACATCCTGCCCGAAGCGGTTGGGGCACTGCAGATCTCGATACCGCGCGCACCGCTCGACGCGATGATCGCCTGA
- the yczE gene encoding membrane protein YczE: MTRTIRRGAALLIGLTGYGLSMAVMVRAGLGLDPWDVFHQGLAARTGLTFGVTTAVVGVAVLLAWIPLRNRPGVGTVANVVVIAVTVDAALAVLPAPTALPVRIAMMVGAVVLNAFSSVLYIGAGLGPGPRDGLMTGLVARTGRSVRLVRTSIEATVLAAGWLLGGSVGVGTVLYAFGIGPLVQLILSVTPVRWLAVSGWAFTEPRLTTMGECRPPAPTTETTPSTQTS, encoded by the coding sequence ATGACGCGCACCATTCGACGCGGGGCGGCACTGTTGATCGGGCTCACCGGCTACGGACTGTCGATGGCCGTCATGGTGCGCGCCGGCCTCGGGCTGGACCCGTGGGACGTGTTCCACCAGGGCCTCGCGGCCCGCACGGGCCTGACGTTCGGCGTCACGACGGCCGTGGTGGGCGTGGCGGTGCTGCTGGCCTGGATCCCGCTGCGCAACCGGCCGGGCGTCGGCACGGTCGCCAACGTCGTCGTCATCGCCGTCACCGTGGACGCGGCGCTCGCCGTCCTGCCCGCGCCGACCGCCCTGCCCGTCCGCATCGCCATGATGGTCGGCGCCGTCGTCCTCAACGCCTTCAGCTCCGTGCTGTACATCGGCGCCGGCCTCGGCCCCGGTCCGCGCGACGGCCTGATGACCGGACTGGTGGCCAGGACCGGACGCTCGGTGCGCCTGGTGCGTACGTCGATCGAGGCGACCGTGCTGGCCGCGGGGTGGCTGCTGGGTGGCAGCGTCGGGGTGGGCACGGTGCTCTACGCGTTCGGCATCGGTCCGCTGGTGCAGCTGATTCTGAGCGTGACGCCGGTGCGGTGGCTCGCCGTGAGCGGGTGGGCGTTCACCGAACCCCGCCTGACTACGATGGGCGAGTGCCGCCCGCCCGCTCCGACGACCGAGACGACCCCGTCGACCCAGACCTCCTGA
- a CDS encoding class I SAM-dependent methyltransferase, producing MRFTVGDVAYLGGGEADRALAEVAQLRLSVDSRVADIASARSRFGDRTPLLVETVMLRRRAAVKLPDASRWLFTEEAVEQATAAAVAVHRAERLTGRAVHDVTCSVGTELVALAGRAERVVGSDVDEVRLAMARHNLSGSDVLLCRADALHPVTRDTVVVADPARRSGGRRRFDPRDYTPALDALLEVYAGRDLVVKCAPGIDFDRVRGLGFDGEIEVTSLGGGVRESCLWSAGLATPGVSRRATILDGAEQLTDADPDDCPVAPAGRWIVDPDGAVVRAGLVRHYGARHGLWQLDPAIAYLSGDGLPPGVRGFEVIAELGFTERALRRELAARDVGAVEILVRGVGVDPDALRPRLRLRGSQRLAVVITRIGAGSASRAVAYVCRPSR from the coding sequence GTGCGCTTCACGGTCGGGGACGTCGCGTACCTCGGCGGCGGGGAGGCCGACCGCGCGCTCGCCGAGGTCGCCCAACTCCGGTTGTCCGTCGACAGTCGGGTTGCCGACATCGCTTCTGCGCGTTCGCGTTTCGGTGACCGGACGCCGTTGCTCGTCGAGACGGTGATGCTGCGGCGCCGAGCCGCCGTCAAACTGCCCGACGCCTCGCGCTGGCTGTTCACCGAGGAGGCCGTCGAGCAGGCCACCGCCGCCGCCGTGGCCGTGCACCGGGCCGAGCGTCTGACGGGGCGGGCGGTGCACGACGTGACCTGTTCGGTGGGAACCGAACTCGTCGCGCTGGCCGGGCGCGCCGAGCGGGTCGTCGGCAGTGACGTCGACGAGGTGCGCCTCGCGATGGCCCGGCACAACCTGTCCGGGTCCGACGTGCTGCTGTGTCGCGCCGACGCGCTGCACCCCGTCACCAGGGACACCGTCGTGGTCGCCGACCCCGCGCGGCGCAGCGGCGGGCGCCGACGGTTCGATCCGCGCGACTACACGCCGGCCCTCGACGCCCTGCTCGAGGTGTACGCGGGTCGGGACCTCGTCGTGAAGTGCGCTCCGGGAATCGACTTCGATCGGGTCCGCGGGCTGGGCTTCGACGGCGAGATCGAGGTGACGTCGCTGGGCGGCGGAGTCCGCGAGTCGTGCCTGTGGTCGGCCGGGTTGGCCACGCCGGGCGTCTCGCGCCGGGCCACCATCCTGGACGGGGCCGAGCAGCTCACCGACGCCGATCCCGACGATTGCCCCGTCGCCCCCGCGGGCCGCTGGATCGTGGACCCCGACGGCGCCGTCGTGCGGGCGGGCCTGGTCCGCCACTACGGCGCCAGGCACGGGCTCTGGCAGCTCGATCCCGCGATCGCCTACCTGTCCGGTGACGGGCTGCCGCCCGGCGTGCGCGGTTTCGAGGTCATCGCCGAACTGGGGTTCACCGAACGGGCCCTGCGGCGGGAGCTCGCGGCCCGCGACGTCGGCGCCGTGGAGATCCTCGTCCGGGGTGTCGGGGTCGATCCCGACGCGCTGCGGCCGCGGTTGCGCCTGCGGGGATCACAGCGCCTTGCGGTGGTCATCACCAGGATCGGCGCAGGCAGTGCGAGCCGTGCGGTGGCCTACGTGTGCAGACCGTCGCGCTGA
- a CDS encoding outer membrane protein assembly factor BamB family protein, which produces MPALAMTGRRVSALAVAVVTAVILTACGNTDSWVQAHPSDGWSAQYADAANSSYAHVDGARALRLDWIRSVKGELGAQVALGSGDYLAANAQTDSGCSLMVWENDDRGRQRWCTRMWPGGALSGPLFDGFDNLYVGQPGAILSFPPTQWIRWRNPVIGLPMTPRLLSAGELLVITHLGQVLVYDAHSGDVDGTALDLVEGVDPTDSQRGLADCPQGRPRCPVAAAPAFSAATGIVTTTLWPPDAEAPEVVGLRYHPGQTPLLSKDWTSTAVGGGPLGSPVLSADGTTVYLTGRDGRLWALGTDDGKPKWSVPTPFAAQTPPSVSPDGLIVTGGGPGAKLMAVKDRGDHADVVWTRSDVEPLSTSSRAGTTVAYTVTRSGDGMSLLVFDAADGHTLNDYPLSGATGYPVGVSIGHDRRVVVATSDGRVYGFAPA; this is translated from the coding sequence ATGCCAGCTCTAGCGATGACCGGGCGCCGCGTGTCGGCGCTGGCGGTGGCGGTCGTGACCGCGGTGATCCTGACCGCGTGCGGCAACACCGATTCCTGGGTTCAGGCCCACCCGTCGGACGGCTGGTCGGCCCAGTACGCGGACGCCGCCAACAGCAGCTACGCCCACGTCGACGGTGCCCGCGCCCTGCGGCTGGACTGGATCCGGTCGGTGAAGGGCGAACTCGGCGCCCAGGTGGCGCTAGGGTCCGGTGACTACCTCGCCGCCAACGCCCAGACCGACTCCGGTTGCTCGCTGATGGTGTGGGAGAACGACGATCGGGGTCGGCAGCGCTGGTGCACCAGGATGTGGCCGGGCGGCGCGCTGTCCGGACCGCTCTTCGACGGGTTCGACAATCTCTACGTCGGGCAGCCCGGGGCCATCCTGTCCTTCCCCCCGACGCAGTGGATCCGATGGCGCAACCCCGTGATCGGCCTGCCGATGACGCCGCGCCTGCTGTCGGCCGGCGAACTGCTGGTGATCACCCACCTCGGTCAGGTGCTCGTCTACGACGCCCACAGTGGCGACGTCGACGGGACCGCGCTGGACCTCGTCGAGGGCGTCGATCCCACCGATTCCCAGCGCGGGCTCGCCGACTGCCCGCAGGGCAGACCGCGCTGTCCCGTCGCCGCCGCCCCGGCCTTCTCGGCCGCCACCGGCATCGTGACGACGACGCTCTGGCCACCCGACGCCGAGGCCCCCGAGGTCGTCGGACTGCGCTACCACCCCGGCCAGACGCCGCTGCTGTCCAAGGACTGGACCAGCACGGCCGTCGGCGGCGGGCCGCTCGGCAGCCCCGTCCTCTCCGCGGACGGCACGACGGTCTACCTCACCGGCCGCGACGGCAGGCTGTGGGCGCTCGGCACCGACGACGGCAAGCCCAAGTGGTCGGTGCCCACCCCGTTCGCAGCGCAGACGCCGCCCTCGGTGTCCCCCGACGGACTGATCGTGACCGGGGGCGGACCCGGCGCCAAGCTGATGGCCGTGAAGGATCGGGGGGACCATGCCGACGTCGTGTGGACCCGGTCGGACGTCGAACCGCTGTCGACGTCGAGCCGCGCGGGCACGACCGTCGCCTACACCGTGACGCGCTCCGGAGACGGCATGTCGCTGTTGGTGTTCGACGCCGCCGACGGGCACACGCTGAACGACTATCCGCTGTCCGGGGCGACGGGCTACCCCGTCGGGGTGTCCATCGGGCACGACCGGCGCGTGGTGGTCGCCACCAGTGACGGCCGGGTCTACGGCTTCGCGCCGGCCTGA
- a CDS encoding class I SAM-dependent methyltransferase: MTTTDRDPAETAPVPNPHATAEQVEAARHDSKLAQVLYHDWEAETYDDKWSISYDQRCIDYARGRFDAIVPDRIQRELPYDRALELGCGTGFFLLNLIQAGVARRGAVTDLSPGMVKVAVRNGQGLGLDVDGRVADAEGIPYDDDTFDLVVGHAVLHHIPDVELSLREVLRVLKPGGRFVFAGEPTTKGNVYARTLSTLTWRVATNVTKLPGLQDWRRPQEELDESSRAAALEAVVDLHTFEPGDLERMAVAAGAVDVATASEEFTAAMLGWPIRTFEASVPPGRLGWGWAKFAFKSWTSLSWVDANVLRRVVPKGWFYNVMVTGVKPS; this comes from the coding sequence ATGACGACCACCGACCGCGACCCCGCCGAGACGGCTCCCGTCCCCAACCCGCACGCCACCGCCGAGCAGGTCGAGGCGGCGCGCCACGACTCCAAGCTGGCGCAGGTGCTCTACCACGACTGGGAGGCCGAGACCTACGACGACAAGTGGTCGATCTCCTATGACCAGCGCTGCATCGACTACGCGCGGGGACGCTTCGACGCCATCGTGCCCGACCGCATCCAGCGCGAGCTGCCCTACGACCGGGCCCTCGAGCTGGGCTGCGGCACGGGCTTCTTCCTGCTGAACCTCATTCAGGCCGGCGTCGCCCGCCGCGGTGCGGTGACCGACCTGTCACCGGGCATGGTCAAGGTGGCCGTGCGCAATGGCCAGGGCCTCGGACTCGACGTCGACGGCCGCGTCGCCGATGCCGAGGGCATCCCGTATGACGACGACACGTTCGACCTCGTGGTCGGGCACGCCGTGCTGCACCACATCCCCGACGTCGAGCTGTCGCTGCGCGAGGTGCTGCGCGTGCTCAAGCCGGGCGGCCGCTTCGTGTTCGCCGGCGAGCCCACCACCAAGGGCAACGTGTACGCCCGCACTCTCTCGACGCTGACCTGGCGGGTGGCCACCAACGTGACCAAGCTGCCCGGCCTGCAGGACTGGCGCCGCCCGCAGGAGGAACTCGACGAGTCCTCCCGCGCGGCCGCCCTGGAGGCCGTGGTCGACCTCCACACGTTCGAGCCGGGCGATCTGGAGCGGATGGCGGTCGCCGCCGGCGCCGTGGACGTCGCGACCGCGAGCGAGGAGTTCACCGCCGCCATGCTCGGCTGGCCCATCCGGACCTTCGAGGCCTCGGTGCCTCCCGGCCGATTGGGTTGGGGCTGGGCGAAGTTCGCGTTCAAGAGCTGGACGTCGCTCAGCTGGGTCGACGCCAACGTGCTGCGTCGCGTCGTGCCCAAGGGCTGGTTCTACAACGTCATGGTGACCGGCGTCAAACCGTCCTGA
- a CDS encoding acyltransferase, whose amino-acid sequence MTTMWGAPIHRRWRGSRLRDPRQARFLTMASLRWVLANKAYTPWYLVRYFRLLKFKLANPHIITRGMVFLGKGVEIQATPELSIMEIGRWVHIGDKNTIRCHEGSLRIGDKVVLGRDNVINTYLDIELGDSVLMADWCYVCDFDHRMDSIELPIKDQGIVKGPVRIGPDTWVATKVTVLRGTSVGRGCVLGSHAVVKGEIPDYSIAVGAPAKVVKNRKLAWETSAAQRAELAAALADIERKKASR is encoded by the coding sequence ATGACCACGATGTGGGGCGCGCCGATCCACCGGCGGTGGCGGGGCTCGCGGTTGCGGGACCCGAGGCAGGCCAGGTTCCTAACGATGGCGTCGCTGCGGTGGGTGCTCGCCAACAAGGCGTACACGCCGTGGTATCTGGTGCGGTACTTCCGGTTGCTGAAGTTCAAGCTCGCGAACCCGCACATCATCACCCGCGGCATGGTGTTCCTCGGCAAGGGCGTGGAGATCCAGGCGACGCCCGAGCTGTCGATCATGGAGATCGGGCGCTGGGTGCACATCGGCGACAAGAACACCATCCGCTGCCACGAGGGGTCGCTGCGCATCGGCGACAAGGTGGTGCTCGGCCGCGACAACGTCATCAACACCTACCTGGACATCGAACTGGGTGACTCGGTGCTGATGGCCGACTGGTGCTACGTGTGCGACTTCGACCACCGGATGGACAGCATCGAGCTGCCCATCAAGGACCAGGGCATCGTCAAGGGCCCGGTGCGGATCGGCCCGGACACCTGGGTCGCCACCAAGGTGACGGTGTTGCGCGGCACCTCGGTCGGCCGCGGCTGCGTGCTGGGCAGCCACGCGGTCGTCAAGGGCGAGATTCCCGACTACTCGATCGCCGTCGGCGCGCCCGCGAAGGTGGTCAAGAACCGCAAGCTGGCATGGGAGACGTCGGCCGCCCAGCGCGCCGAACTCGCCGCGGCGCTCGCCGACATCGAGCGCAAGAAGGCGTCCCGCTAG
- a CDS encoding ABC transporter ATP-binding protein: MPPARSDDRDDPVDPDLLIDFARVTLRRGGKTLVGPVTWAVELDERWVVIGPNGAGKTSLLRIAAAMEHPSSGTAYVLGERLGRTDMSELRARVGLSSSALSQRVPDDEVVRDLVVSAGYAVLGRWRERYEDVDYEQAVDMLESLGAEHLADRTYGTLSEGERKRVLIARSLMTDPELLLLDEPAAGLDLGGREELVSRLADLAADPDAPATVLVTHHVEEIPPGFSHGLILSEGTVVASGLLSDVLTSDNLSKAFGQSIALDVIDGRYFARRTRTRAAHRRAK; this comes from the coding sequence GTGCCGCCCGCCCGCTCCGACGACCGAGACGACCCCGTCGACCCAGACCTCCTGATCGACTTCGCCAGAGTCACGCTGCGTCGCGGTGGCAAGACCCTCGTCGGACCCGTCACGTGGGCCGTCGAACTCGACGAGCGCTGGGTGGTCATCGGACCCAACGGCGCAGGCAAGACGTCTCTGCTGCGCATCGCCGCGGCCATGGAGCACCCGTCGTCGGGGACGGCGTACGTCCTCGGCGAGCGGCTCGGCAGGACCGACATGTCCGAACTGCGCGCACGGGTCGGGCTGAGCTCGTCGGCTCTGTCGCAGCGCGTGCCCGACGACGAGGTGGTGCGCGACCTGGTGGTGTCCGCCGGCTACGCCGTGCTGGGCCGGTGGCGCGAACGCTACGAGGACGTCGACTACGAGCAGGCCGTCGACATGCTGGAAAGCCTTGGCGCAGAACACCTTGCGGACCGCACCTACGGCACGCTGTCGGAGGGTGAACGCAAACGAGTGCTGATCGCCCGGTCGCTGATGACCGACCCCGAGCTGCTGCTGCTCGACGAACCCGCCGCCGGACTGGACCTCGGTGGCCGCGAGGAGCTGGTGTCCCGGCTGGCCGACCTGGCCGCCGATCCCGACGCACCGGCCACCGTCCTGGTCACCCATCACGTGGAGGAGATTCCGCCGGGGTTCAGCCACGGCCTGATCCTGTCGGAGGGCACCGTCGTCGCCTCCGGCCTGCTGAGCGACGTCCTGACGTCGGACAACCTGTCGAAGGCCTTCGGCCAGTCGATCGCGCTGGACGTGATCGACGGGCGGTACTTCGCGCGACGGACCCGCACCCGCGCAGCACATAGGAGAGCCAAGTGA
- a CDS encoding enoyl-CoA hydratase encodes MTEFVSAHVADGIGTLLLSRPPTNTMTRQMYREIASVADDLGRRSDAAAVIVFGGHEIFSAGDDVPEWRTMDADEAAAAARVRQRAVDAVAAIPKPTVAAVTGYALGSGVTLALAADWRLGGDNVKWGATQILEGMAPSEADAERLARAIGDSRARELAFSGRFAGAQEALQLGLVDELVAPDHVYDAAVAWGRRFVDVPAEALAAAKAAFRP; translated from the coding sequence GTGACCGAGTTCGTCAGCGCGCACGTCGCCGACGGCATCGGCACCCTGTTGCTGTCGCGCCCGCCGACCAACACGATGACCCGGCAGATGTACCGCGAGATCGCGTCGGTGGCCGACGACCTCGGCCGTCGCAGTGACGCCGCGGCCGTCATCGTCTTCGGCGGGCACGAGATCTTCTCCGCCGGCGACGACGTGCCCGAATGGCGGACCATGGACGCCGACGAGGCGGCCGCCGCCGCCCGGGTCCGGCAGCGCGCGGTGGACGCCGTCGCCGCCATCCCCAAGCCCACGGTCGCGGCCGTCACCGGCTACGCCCTCGGCAGCGGCGTCACGCTCGCGCTGGCGGCGGACTGGCGTCTCGGCGGGGACAACGTCAAGTGGGGCGCGACGCAGATCCTGGAGGGCATGGCGCCGTCGGAGGCCGACGCGGAGCGGCTGGCCCGCGCCATCGGGGACAGCAGGGCCAGGGAGCTGGCGTTCAGCGGGCGGTTCGCCGGTGCCCAGGAGGCGTTGCAGCTGGGGCTGGTCGACGAACTGGTCGCTCCCGACCACGTCTACGACGCGGCGGTGGCGTGGGGACGGCGCTTCGTCGACGTGCCCGCCGAGGCGCTGGCCGCCGCGAAGGCGGCGTTTCGTCCCTGA
- a CDS encoding 1,4-alpha-glucan branching protein domain-containing protein, whose product MTTPTGRDAVPGLFSLVLHTHLPWLAHHGRWPVGEEWLYQSWAAAYLPLVALLRRLSEEGRGHLLTLGMTPVVSAQLDDPYCLDGMHHWLANWQLRGREAAARRGVQGSGYAAPEALRAFGIREHREAGQALADFEVTWRHGGSPLLRELIDGETIELLGGPLAHPFQPLLHPRLREFALTEGLADAGQRFGRIPGGIWAPECAYSPGLESGYAAAGVTHFMVDGPSLHGDTALGRPVGESDVIAFGRDLKVSYRVWSPKSGYPGHSAYRDFHTYDHLTGLKPARVTGRAVPSQDKAPYEPDRADRAIDVHVADFVDTVRRRLTSESERIGRPAHVVAAFDTELFGHWWHEGPTWLERVLRALPEAGIRVGTLSDAVANGYVGSPVDLPPGSWGSGKDWQVWSGAQVADLVALNAEVVDTALATVDKALTQHAAVGTPTPRDAVADQILREALLTVSSDWPFMVSKDTAAEYARYRAHVHAHATREIAGALSAGRREHAERLAAGWNRADGLFGALDARRLPR is encoded by the coding sequence GTGACGACGCCGACGGGTCGCGACGCGGTGCCCGGGCTGTTCTCCCTGGTGCTGCACACCCACCTGCCCTGGCTCGCGCACCACGGCCGGTGGCCGGTCGGCGAGGAATGGCTCTACCAGTCCTGGGCCGCGGCCTACCTGCCGTTGGTCGCGCTGCTGCGCAGGTTGTCGGAGGAGGGGCGCGGCCACCTGCTCACCCTCGGCATGACCCCGGTGGTCAGCGCCCAGCTCGACGACCCGTACTGCCTCGACGGCATGCACCACTGGCTGGCGAACTGGCAGCTGCGCGGTCGGGAGGCCGCCGCACGGCGCGGGGTCCAGGGGTCGGGCTATGCGGCTCCAGAGGCGTTGCGCGCCTTCGGCATTCGCGAGCACCGTGAAGCCGGTCAGGCGCTCGCCGACTTCGAGGTCACCTGGCGGCACGGCGGCAGCCCCCTGCTGCGCGAGCTGATCGACGGCGAGACCATCGAACTGCTCGGCGGTCCCCTCGCCCATCCCTTCCAACCGCTGCTGCACCCGCGACTGCGCGAATTCGCCCTCACCGAGGGCCTCGCCGACGCCGGTCAACGGTTCGGGCGCATCCCCGGCGGCATCTGGGCACCGGAGTGCGCGTACTCACCGGGACTCGAAAGCGGTTACGCCGCAGCGGGTGTCACGCACTTCATGGTCGACGGCCCCTCCCTGCACGGTGACACCGCGCTGGGCCGCCCCGTCGGCGAGTCCGACGTCATCGCCTTCGGCCGCGACCTGAAGGTGAGCTACCGGGTCTGGTCGCCGAAGTCGGGGTATCCCGGACATTCCGCGTACCGCGACTTCCACACCTACGACCACCTCACCGGGCTCAAGCCGGCCCGCGTGACGGGCCGCGCCGTGCCGTCACAGGACAAGGCGCCGTATGAGCCCGACCGCGCCGACCGCGCGATCGACGTCCACGTCGCCGACTTCGTCGACACCGTGCGCCGCAGGCTGACCTCGGAGTCCGAGCGGATCGGCAGGCCCGCGCACGTCGTCGCGGCGTTCGACACCGAGCTGTTCGGTCACTGGTGGCACGAAGGTCCGACGTGGCTGGAACGGGTGCTGCGCGCGCTGCCCGAGGCGGGCATCCGCGTCGGCACCCTCTCCGACGCGGTCGCCAACGGCTACGTCGGCTCCCCCGTCGACCTACCGCCCGGCTCGTGGGGTTCCGGCAAGGACTGGCAGGTGTGGTCCGGCGCCCAGGTGGCCGACCTGGTGGCGCTCAACGCCGAGGTGGTCGACACCGCCCTCGCCACCGTCGACAAGGCCCTGACGCAGCACGCCGCGGTGGGGACGCCGACGCCGCGCGACGCCGTCGCCGACCAGATCCTGCGCGAGGCGCTGCTCACGGTGTCCAGTGACTGGCCGTTCATGGTCAGCAAGGACACCGCGGCCGAGTACGCCCGCTACCGCGCCCACGTCCACGCCCACGCGACCCGGGAGATCGCCGGCGCCCTGTCGGCGGGCCGCCGCGAGCACGCCGAACGCCTGGCGGCCGGGTGGAACCGCGCCGACGGACTGTTCGGCGCACTCGACGCCAGGCGGCTCCCCCGGTGA